GTAACTAACGCCTATGAATCCTCAACGCTATGCGCGGATTTGTGAAATGCTTGCTACCAGACAGCCGGATCTGACGGTCTGTCTGGAGCAAGTTCATAAACCTCATAATGTCTCCGCGATTATTCGCACCGCTGATGCCGTCGGAATCCATCAGGTACATGCCATCTGGCCGACGACCGAAATGTACACGCGGCTCTCTTCTGCCGCGGGAAGTAACAGCTGGGTTCAGGTCAAAACACACCCCCATATTAGTGATGCTATCAGCCATCTGAAAGCGCAAGGCATGCAGGTATTAGCGACGCATTTATCTGATAAAGCCGTTGATTTTCGAGAGATCGACTATACCCGCCCAACCTGTATTTTGATGGGGCAAGAGAAAACGGGGATCTCCCAAGAAGCACT
The window above is part of the Yersinia massiliensis genome. Proteins encoded here:
- the trmH gene encoding tRNA (guanosine(18)-2'-O)-methyltransferase TrmH, which encodes MNPQRYARICEMLATRQPDLTVCLEQVHKPHNVSAIIRTADAVGIHQVHAIWPTTEMYTRLSSAAGSNSWVQVKTHPHISDAISHLKAQGMQVLATHLSDKAVDFREIDYTRPTCILMGQEKTGISQEALALADKDIIIPMIGMVQSLNVSVASALILYEAQRQRQNAGMYQRGQSVLPLEVQQRLLFEGGYPVLAQVAKRKGLPQPHIDEQGQIIADPQWWSAMQATES